In Granulicella tundricola MP5ACTX9, the following are encoded in one genomic region:
- a CDS encoding response regulator transcription factor: protein MSPSEKPITVVLAEDQGILRSSLTIMLGIEPDIKVVASVSNGAEALRAVGLHLPAVLVTDIEMPQVTGLDLAIRVKELYPSTRVLILTTFARPGYLRRALDAGAVGYLLKDCPSTEMAEAVRRVAHGERVIDPGLAAESWSADAGPLTEREREVLRRAGEGESTAELARTLRLTEGTIRNYLSEAISKLGAHNRTEAARLARAKGWL, encoded by the coding sequence GTGAGCCCTTCTGAGAAGCCGATCACGGTTGTACTCGCAGAGGATCAGGGCATTCTGCGAAGTTCCTTGACGATCATGTTGGGCATCGAACCGGATATCAAAGTAGTGGCTTCTGTCAGCAACGGCGCAGAAGCACTAAGAGCGGTAGGTCTTCATCTGCCTGCGGTATTGGTCACAGACATCGAAATGCCACAAGTAACGGGGCTCGATCTAGCTATCAGGGTGAAGGAGCTCTACCCATCAACCCGCGTTCTGATCTTGACGACATTCGCTCGGCCTGGCTACCTTCGACGTGCGCTGGATGCGGGCGCTGTTGGGTATCTGTTGAAGGACTGCCCGTCTACAGAGATGGCGGAGGCCGTCAGACGTGTGGCGCATGGTGAACGAGTCATCGATCCTGGTCTAGCCGCCGAGTCATGGTCCGCCGATGCTGGACCACTTACAGAAAGAGAGCGCGAAGTCTTGCGACGTGCGGGGGAAGGCGAGAGCACGGCTGAACTGGCTCGGACACTCCGCCTTACAGAGGGAACGATCAGAAACTATCTATCCGAGGCCATCTCAAAGCTAGGTGCACATAATCGAACAGAGGCTGCACGACTAGCACGTGCTAAAGGCTGGCTCTGA
- a CDS encoding RNA polymerase subunit sigma: MPKAPAAITSPKIKKLAQKAMKSPSMMSTAETRELGASVMAHVSPPKEVSPAAAKKTPAKTIAAKKTPAKRS, from the coding sequence ATGCCTAAAGCACCAGCAGCAATCACGTCTCCAAAGATCAAGAAGCTCGCGCAGAAGGCGATGAAGTCGCCCAGCATGATGTCTACCGCAGAAACCAGGGAGCTTGGCGCGTCAGTCATGGCTCATGTATCACCTCCGAAAGAAGTTTCACCTGCTGCGGCGAAGAAGACGCCAGCAAAGACGATCGCCGCCAAGAAAACTCCGGCAAAGCGCTCGTAA
- a CDS encoding HU family DNA-binding protein codes for MATNKAPAKKIVAPVAAKTSAAPAKKTSTTKKMTKSELVKLVAEKMELSLKQSAAFFDLLASTAIQETKKNGEFTIPGLGKLVKAQRAARIGRNPQTGESIKIKAKTAVKFRVAKAAKDMIAPVK; via the coding sequence ATGGCAACGAATAAAGCACCGGCGAAGAAGATCGTCGCACCAGTAGCAGCAAAGACCAGCGCAGCTCCTGCGAAAAAAACCTCCACCACGAAGAAGATGACGAAGTCAGAGTTGGTCAAGCTGGTTGCAGAGAAGATGGAGTTGTCCTTGAAGCAATCCGCAGCATTCTTTGATCTCCTCGCGTCAACCGCGATTCAAGAGACGAAGAAGAATGGCGAGTTCACCATTCCGGGACTCGGTAAGCTGGTGAAAGCTCAGCGCGCCGCACGCATCGGCCGTAATCCCCAAACGGGGGAATCGATCAAGATCAAGGCCAAGACCGCCGTCAAATTCCGCGTTGCCAAGGCAGCCAAGGACATGATCGCACCCGTAAAGTGA